In the Populus trichocarpa isolate Nisqually-1 chromosome 1, P.trichocarpa_v4.1, whole genome shotgun sequence genome, one interval contains:
- the LOC7485709 gene encoding uncharacterized protein At3g17950 isoform X2, whose translation MKEEGWPLGLQPLNARVGIARNGDFSGSRSFNTLITGSPTSSTDSSSDLDTESTGSFFHDKSITLGSLIGVSNILELSRKSTRTRKVEVVEEKKSCKSKTWIFSLCSRDTTDARIVNNTPSLGHFLAVERRAADEFRRNHGPFIHGTHDELELAQPVTEPNSLFVNGHVAPPTLNQSCGAGAERSGNEELEHCSGYGVPVLFSCMCGQPSL comes from the exons ATGAAA GAAGAAGGTTGGCCTCTGGGTTTGCAGCCCCTGAATGCAAGAGTTGGGATAGCTAGAAATGGTGATTTCTCTGGATCAAGATCATTTAACACTTTAATCACTGGTTCTCCAACTTCTTCAACAGATTCTTCGTCAGATCTAGACACCGAG TCTACAGGGTCTTTCTTCCATGACAAGAGCATTACGCTGGGGAGCCTTATAGGTGTTTCTAACATACTAGAGCTCTCAAGAAAATCAACAAGGACAAGGAAAGTTGAAGTAGtagaggagaagaagagttgCAAATCCAAAACATGGATTTTCTCTTTATGTTCAAGAGACACCACTGATGCCAGAATTGTGAATAATACTCCGTCTCTCGGCCATTTTCTTGCTGTGGAGAGAAGAGCAGCTGATGAATTTAGAAGGAATCACGGCCCTTTTATTCATGGAACTCATGACGAGCTTGAACTTGCTCAGCCTGTTACAGAACCCAACTCTCTATTTGTTAATGGCCATGTTGCTCCTCCTACACTAAATCAAAGCTGCGGTGCCGGAGCTGAAAGGAGCGGAAATGAAGAATTGGAGCACTGTAGTGGTTATGGAGTACCAGTTCTATTTTCATGCATGTGTGGACAACCCTCTCTTTGA
- the LOC7485709 gene encoding uncharacterized protein At3g17950 isoform X1 has translation MARQEEGWPLGLQPLNARVGIARNGDFSGSRSFNTLITGSPTSSTDSSSDLDTESTGSFFHDKSITLGSLIGVSNILELSRKSTRTRKVEVVEEKKSCKSKTWIFSLCSRDTTDARIVNNTPSLGHFLAVERRAADEFRRNHGPFIHGTHDELELAQPVTEPNSLFVNGHVAPPTLNQSCGAGAERSGNEELEHCSGYGVPVLFSCMCGQPSL, from the exons ATGGCTCGGCAG GAAGAAGGTTGGCCTCTGGGTTTGCAGCCCCTGAATGCAAGAGTTGGGATAGCTAGAAATGGTGATTTCTCTGGATCAAGATCATTTAACACTTTAATCACTGGTTCTCCAACTTCTTCAACAGATTCTTCGTCAGATCTAGACACCGAG TCTACAGGGTCTTTCTTCCATGACAAGAGCATTACGCTGGGGAGCCTTATAGGTGTTTCTAACATACTAGAGCTCTCAAGAAAATCAACAAGGACAAGGAAAGTTGAAGTAGtagaggagaagaagagttgCAAATCCAAAACATGGATTTTCTCTTTATGTTCAAGAGACACCACTGATGCCAGAATTGTGAATAATACTCCGTCTCTCGGCCATTTTCTTGCTGTGGAGAGAAGAGCAGCTGATGAATTTAGAAGGAATCACGGCCCTTTTATTCATGGAACTCATGACGAGCTTGAACTTGCTCAGCCTGTTACAGAACCCAACTCTCTATTTGTTAATGGCCATGTTGCTCCTCCTACACTAAATCAAAGCTGCGGTGCCGGAGCTGAAAGGAGCGGAAATGAAGAATTGGAGCACTGTAGTGGTTATGGAGTACCAGTTCTATTTTCATGCATGTGTGGACAACCCTCTCTTTGA
- the LOC7485710 gene encoding putative E3 ubiquitin-protein ligase XBAT31, with amino-acid sequence MGQGLSCAASQDHRFFSAVHFGDLDTVNAMLERDPSLLYQTTYDRQYPLHIAAANGQIEILSMLLERSVDPDMVNRQKQTPLMLAAMHGKISCVKKLVEAGANMLKFDSLNGRTCLHFAAYYGHSDCLQAILSAVQSSPVAVSWGYTRFVNIRDGRGATPLHLAARQRRPECVHILLDNGALVCSSTGGYGSPGTTPLHLAARGGSLDCIRELLAWGADRMQRDASGRIPYVVALKYRNGTCAALLNPSSAEPLVWPSPLKFISELNQEAKALLECALMEANREREKNILKGTGYSLPSPSHSDDGTDDNISEASDTELCCICFEQVCTIEVEDCGHQMCAQCTLALCCHNKPNPTTACLTPPVCPFCRSTIARLVVAKMKDCNDADQDIGDVGSPKLRKSRRSLNFSEGSSSFKGLSATFGKMGGRGSGRIAAENEWVDKP; translated from the exons ATGGGCCAGGGACTGAGTTGTGCAGCGAGTCAAGATCATAGGTTCTTCTCTGCTGTGCATTTCGGTGACTTGGACACTGTAAATGCTATGCTTGAGAGAGACCCATCTCTGCTTTATCAAACTACTTATGATCGCCAGTATCCGCTTCATATTGCTGCTGCCAATGGCCAGATCGAG ATTTTATCAATGCTTCTGGAGCGATCTGTGGATCCTGATATGGTGAATCGTCAGAAGCAG ACTCCGCTTATGTTGGCTGCAATGCATGGCAAAATCTCATGTGTGAAGAAGCTCGTCGAAGCAGGAGCAAAT atgtTGAAGTTTGATTCACTTAATGGAAGAACTTGCTTGCACTTTGCTGCTTACTATGGCCATTCTGATTGCCTTCAAGCTATTCTTTCTGCTGTTCAATCCAGCCCTGTTGCTGTTTCTTG GGGATATACGCGGTTTGTCAATATTAGAGACGGTAGAGGAGCAACACCATTGCATTTAGCAGCCCGTCAAAGGCGGCCTGAATGTGTACATATCTTGTTAGACAATGGTGCTCTTGTTTGTTCTTCAACAGGCGGATATGG CTCCCCGGGGACCACTCCTCTTCATTTGGCTGCCAGAGGAGGATCTCTTGATTGTATTCGTGAATTGCTGGCATGGGGTGCAGATCGTATGCAAAGAGATGCATCTGG GAGAATACCTTATGTAGTTGCTTTGAAGTACAGAAATGGAACATGTGCAGCTCTTCTCAATCCTTCGTCAGCAGAGCCTCTTGTCTGGCCGTCACCGTTGAAGTTCATCAGTGAGCTGAATCAAGAGGCAAAAGCTCTGCTAGAGTGTGCCTTGATGGAGGCCAACAGGGAGAGGGAAAAGAACATCTTGAAGGGAACGGGGTACTCTCTTCCATCTCCATCACATTCTGATGATGGGACAGATGACAATATATCTGAG GCAAGCGATACAGAGTTGTGCTGCATATGCTTTGAGCAGGTTTGTACAATTGAAGTCGAAGACTGTGGCCATCAGATGTGTGCACAATGCACACTGGCCCTCTGCTGCCATAACAAACCCAACCCTACAACCGCATGCCTTACCCCTCCAGTTTGCCCATTCTGTCGTAGCACCATTGCCCGCCTAGTGGTTGCTAAGATGAAGGATTGCAATGATGCTGATCAGGACATTGGGGACGTTGGTTCCCCAAAGCTGAGAAAGTCCAGGAGGTCACTGAACTTCAGTGAGGGAAGCAGCAGCTTCAAGGGCTTATCAGCAACATTTGGAAAAATGGGTGGCCGTGGCTCAGGAAGGATTGCTGCAGAAAATGAGTGGGTGGATAAGCCTTGA